The Sediminispirochaeta bajacaliforniensis DSM 16054 genome includes a window with the following:
- a CDS encoding MFS transporter, which produces MGKKIRNKMMRLNLLHILNDGFLASLPLLLPFIQKDLGIEFSKIGLLTGLLNSASVILALPAASIAMRFGGYKVLLISMILYSCAFIITGLSSGFMLLTCGFILASIGFGLFHPISFALIANSSDQNDIGNRMGSFTAMGDIGRVGIAACVTIFVSIVDWRNTAFMYGVLPLIMAILSLIFFYKVDFSSSLVEKTKIRKIHGLHKSKEFIIAILTSFIDSLASSSLFVFIPFLFVYRGASTAILGSLSGAFFIGNMMGKILIGKITDRIGCKKVFIISEILMSLLLISISIVKDIIMISIVSIMLGTVTKGTVPIINTLIAKAVPDRKLNEKAFSIVSFVSGISAVIAPLLLGFLAQKYSIIFVFHISALFAFIAVLPILITSLLFKKHKFISA; this is translated from the coding sequence ATGGGAAAAAAGATCAGAAATAAAATGATGCGGCTCAATCTTCTGCATATTCTCAATGACGGATTTCTTGCCAGCCTTCCATTATTACTCCCCTTCATACAGAAAGATCTTGGCATTGAATTTAGTAAAATAGGATTGCTCACGGGTTTGCTTAATAGTGCAAGTGTTATTCTTGCCTTGCCGGCAGCTTCAATCGCAATGCGTTTTGGAGGATATAAGGTCCTGTTGATATCTATGATTTTGTATTCCTGCGCATTTATTATCACAGGATTATCTTCAGGATTCATGTTACTAACATGTGGCTTTATTTTAGCCAGTATTGGCTTCGGGCTATTTCATCCCATCAGCTTTGCACTTATTGCAAATAGCAGCGACCAGAACGATATAGGGAATAGGATGGGCAGTTTTACGGCAATGGGTGACATAGGAAGAGTAGGAATAGCTGCATGTGTTACAATCTTCGTCTCAATAGTTGATTGGCGTAATACCGCCTTTATGTATGGCGTTTTGCCCTTAATAATGGCAATCCTGTCACTCATCTTCTTTTATAAAGTAGATTTTTCATCTTCTTTAGTCGAAAAAACAAAAATACGAAAAATACATGGATTGCACAAGAGTAAGGAATTCATTATTGCAATTCTGACTAGTTTTATTGATTCACTTGCAAGCTCATCGTTATTTGTTTTTATACCATTTCTTTTTGTATATAGAGGAGCATCAACTGCAATATTGGGCTCCTTGTCCGGTGCTTTTTTTATAGGAAATATGATGGGGAAAATATTGATTGGGAAGATAACGGATCGAATTGGTTGCAAGAAAGTATTCATTATCTCAGAAATACTAATGTCGCTTTTGCTCATCTCCATCAGTATTGTTAAAGACATAATCATGATTTCGATTGTTTCAATAATGCTTGGAACAGTAACAAAGGGGACGGTGCCTATAATCAATACGTTAATAGCAAAGGCAGTACCTGATCGTAAACTAAATGAGAAAGCTTTCAGTATTGTTTCATTTGTAAGCGGAATTTCAGCCGTTATTGCTCCTTTGCTTTTGGGCTTTTTGGCCCAAAAATATAGTATCATTTTCGTTTTCCATATTAGTGCGCTTTTTGCCTTTATTGCTGTGCTTCCAATACTTATCACTAGCTTATTGTTTAAAAAACACAAATTTATTTCAGCATAA
- a CDS encoding N-acetyltransferase, protein MNDRLIRKMETPDIDEVVDIWYEASIVAHNFIPKDFWDANRAVMKSKYMPMSEAYVFIDGEQILGFIALIDEYLAAIFVKPESQGKGIGSSLLSHIKNLRDHLQLKVYDKNKKSINFYRNKGFSVISESFDSDTGEHELIMEWVK, encoded by the coding sequence TTGAATGATCGCTTAATAAGAAAGATGGAAACTCCAGATATCGATGAAGTAGTAGATATTTGGTATGAAGCATCGATAGTGGCTCATAATTTCATCCCGAAAGATTTCTGGGACGCCAATAGAGCTGTGATGAAAAGCAAGTATATGCCAATGTCAGAAGCATATGTATTCATCGACGGAGAACAAATTCTTGGATTTATTGCATTAATAGACGAATATCTTGCTGCAATTTTTGTAAAACCGGAAAGCCAAGGGAAAGGCATTGGGAGTTCATTACTATCACATATTAAAAACCTTCGGGATCATCTTCAATTGAAGGTATATGATAAAAACAAAAAAAGTATCAATTTCTACAGGAATAAGGGCTTTTCGGTCATATCAGAATCATTCGACAGCGATACGGGAGAACATGAGCTTATTATGGAATGGGTAAAATGA
- a CDS encoding VOC family protein, giving the protein MKLEGFGIFVNDMALMVRFYRDVLGFDIKEDENTTNVFLEKDGTLFLLYRRTDFERMVHHSFNYVQKLNGHSEIALSVENFEAVDRTYNEVLSKGAVSVLEPTTEPWGQRTCYIADPEGNLVEIGSFQKE; this is encoded by the coding sequence ATGAAACTGGAAGGATTTGGAATCTTCGTCAACGACATGGCATTGATGGTTCGCTTTTATAGAGATGTTTTGGGGTTTGATATCAAAGAAGATGAAAACACAACAAATGTTTTTTTAGAAAAAGATGGGACATTGTTCTTGCTTTATCGCAGAACTGATTTTGAAAGGATGGTACATCACAGTTTTAACTATGTACAAAAATTAAATGGTCATAGTGAGATAGCTTTAAGTGTAGAGAATTTCGAAGCTGTTGATAGAACATATAATGAAGTCCTTAGTAAAGGGGCCGTTTCTGTACTTGAGCCGACAACAGAACCATGGGGACAACGAACCTGTTATATAGCGGATCCTGAAGGGAATTTAGTTGAAATTGGTTCATTTCAGAAGGAGTAA
- a CDS encoding GNAT family N-acetyltransferase, giving the protein MEILKCDESFTETLVAIGKKTYFDTFSSMNTEETMRRYLEEAFDPDRIRQELKNPISQFYLLCENQETVAYFKINFAPAQTDINDPESIELERIYVIKGFKGRGIGRLMIEKTEKIARNAGCRYIWLGVWEKNKSAIAFYERNGFIRFNEHFFRMGDELQKDYLLKKDIN; this is encoded by the coding sequence ATGGAGATTCTGAAGTGTGATGAAAGCTTTACGGAGACATTAGTCGCCATAGGAAAAAAAACCTATTTTGATACGTTCAGCTCAATGAATACCGAAGAGACTATGAGGCGTTATTTGGAAGAGGCCTTTGACCCCGATCGAATCAGACAAGAACTTAAAAATCCCATTTCACAATTCTACCTCTTATGCGAAAATCAAGAAACAGTAGCTTATTTTAAAATCAATTTTGCACCTGCCCAAACCGATATAAACGATCCGGAGTCAATAGAACTTGAACGTATTTATGTAATAAAAGGGTTCAAAGGTCGGGGCATAGGGCGCCTTATGATAGAAAAAACAGAGAAAATTGCTCGAAACGCCGGTTGCCGATATATCTGGTTGGGAGTATGGGAAAAAAACAAATCGGCAATAGCCTTTTATGAGCGCAATGGATTTATTAGATTTAATGAACACTTCTTTCGGATGGGTGATGAACTACAAAAGGATTATCTTTTAAAAAAAGATATAAACTGA
- a CDS encoding MBL fold metallo-hydrolase, which produces MSEWFTIDQIDEKTFIISEYRHWEETHCYLLNGLGKSLLIDTGLGICNIYDEVLKLTENPITAVATHIHWDHIGGHEYFPDFYAHHDELNWLNGEFPLTINQIKDMVVDRCDLPKGYDVNEYKFFQGNPTRVLNNNDMIDFGGRSVQIYHTPGHSPGHMCFWEKEHGYLFTGDLVYKDTLFAYYPSTDPEAYLNSLERISALPVKRVFPGHHSLDIQPEILTRMCNAFRQLKNDGKLHHGSGTFEYDDWAVWL; this is translated from the coding sequence ATGAGCGAGTGGTTTACCATAGATCAAATTGATGAAAAAACTTTTATTATCAGCGAATATCGCCATTGGGAAGAAACGCATTGCTATCTTCTGAATGGGTTGGGAAAGAGTTTACTAATCGATACCGGCCTTGGCATATGTAATATATATGATGAGGTTCTTAAGCTCACTGAAAATCCAATAACTGCTGTAGCAACGCACATTCATTGGGATCATATTGGAGGACATGAATATTTTCCTGATTTTTATGCACATCATGATGAATTGAATTGGCTGAATGGAGAGTTCCCTCTGACAATAAATCAGATTAAAGATATGGTCGTTGATCGTTGTGACCTGCCAAAAGGGTATGATGTAAATGAGTACAAATTTTTTCAGGGAAATCCAACAAGAGTCCTTAACAACAATGATATGATAGATTTTGGCGGCCGCTCCGTTCAAATTTATCATACACCAGGACATTCCCCAGGCCATATGTGTTTCTGGGAAAAAGAACATGGTTATCTTTTCACCGGAGACCTAGTTTACAAGGATACTTTATTTGCTTATTATCCATCCACCGATCCAGAAGCATATCTCAACTCATTGGAAAGGATATCAGCATTGCCAGTGAAGCGTGTGTTTCCGGGGCATCACTCTCTGGACATACAACCAGAGATTCTGACAAGAATGTGTAACGCTTTTCGGCAGTTGAAAAATGATGGCAAATTACATCACGGCAGCGGCACATTCGAGTATGACGATTGGGCAGTATGGCTATAA
- a CDS encoding TetR/AcrR family transcriptional regulator: protein MERIRLIHDAAAMLFIRQGYSKTQISHIAEAIGTSVGTIYHDFKGKNEIKNFILKCAIDDSFMNRSLERPIAESMFQHLETEILESFHAISARFASHLEDRGEHYSFEELISDAFDLLSSHATGCLFIERNQADSGRLTEYYKDYRKRFFHTMAEYLSIFVERNEIRPLPHLELTATMIIEILTWWAMDSRYSSFEIIEVSPEAAKELCMDNIITAYKR, encoded by the coding sequence ATGGAAAGAATAAGATTGATACACGATGCCGCGGCAATGCTTTTTATTCGGCAAGGATACTCAAAAACACAGATTAGTCATATTGCTGAAGCAATAGGAACATCTGTGGGGACTATATACCATGATTTCAAAGGCAAAAATGAGATAAAAAACTTCATTCTCAAATGTGCAATTGACGACTCGTTCATGAATAGAAGCCTTGAAAGGCCCATAGCAGAATCGATGTTCCAACATCTTGAAACCGAAATTCTTGAAAGCTTTCATGCAATCTCAGCGCGTTTTGCAAGCCATTTGGAAGATAGGGGTGAACACTACAGCTTTGAAGAATTGATCTCCGATGCATTTGATTTGCTATCAAGCCATGCAACAGGCTGCCTATTCATCGAAAGGAATCAGGCTGATAGCGGCCGGCTCACAGAGTATTACAAGGATTATCGTAAAAGATTCTTTCACACCATGGCAGAGTATCTCTCCATTTTTGTTGAAAGAAACGAAATCAGGCCGCTGCCTCATTTGGAATTGACGGCAACCATGATTATTGAAATCTTGACATGGTGGGCAATGGACAGCAGATACTCTTCTTTTGAGATTATTGAAGTTTCTCCAGAAGCTGCTAAAGAATTATGCATGGACAATATTATCACCGCTTATAAACGGTAG
- a CDS encoding VOC family protein, whose protein sequence is MKQSIVHIALVVRDYDEAIDFYTQKLRFTLLEDTYQPEQDKRWVVVAPPGSEGTSILLAKASKEEQVPFIGNQAGGRVFLFLRTDDFWRDYDRMQAIGITFVRPPKEAEYGIVAVFEDLYGNLWDLVQFAKDHLLTKGL, encoded by the coding sequence GTGAAACAATCAATTGTTCATATCGCTTTAGTTGTTAGAGATTATGATGAAGCCATTGATTTCTACACGCAGAAGTTACGGTTTACTTTATTAGAAGATACTTACCAGCCTGAGCAAGATAAACGATGGGTTGTCGTAGCCCCTCCCGGTTCGGAAGGAACTTCCATTCTTTTGGCTAAAGCCTCAAAGGAAGAGCAGGTTCCATTTATCGGAAATCAAGCAGGTGGGAGGGTGTTCCTATTTCTTCGTACTGATGATTTCTGGCGTGATTATGATAGAATGCAAGCAATTGGAATTACGTTTGTGAGGCCACCCAAAGAAGCAGAATATGGAATAGTTGCGGTATTTGAAGATTTATATGGGAATTTATGGGATCTGGTCCAATTTGCAAAGGATCATTTGCTAACAAAAGGGTTATAA
- a CDS encoding helix-turn-helix domain-containing protein: MPISIQEFIRRCIIKKPSDNTIEKSNNGQNTIRIISYIPQTKGIYMHYIAKTILAIEYIEDHLTERLDLKSIASAIHVSPYHLHRTFTLTTGMTIHDYLRRRRLSEAAKMLCTSDKSILEISLLSGYESQQAFSRIFTSLYKYPPNTFREKKLFYPLQLRFDFKADFDMLSKKNVNTHLDIRFAQEADIPAWMDLVRLVIDGYPFLNEDEYIQVVKKNIGRKQALIVNDGNIVVGNMLLSYQSGSIDFFGVHPLYRRRTDLTETLLDKAIDILRNEKKEISITTYREGDKADTGYRKTFQKLGFIESEFLIEFGYPSQKFIFHKNT, encoded by the coding sequence ATGCCGATTTCTATCCAGGAATTCATAAGAAGATGTATAATAAAAAAACCGAGTGACAATACCATCGAAAAAAGCAATAATGGTCAAAACACGATCCGTATAATTAGCTATATTCCACAGACAAAGGGAATATACATGCACTATATCGCAAAAACAATACTTGCAATAGAATATATTGAGGACCACCTAACCGAAAGGCTCGATTTAAAATCGATTGCCAGCGCAATTCATGTATCCCCATATCACCTTCATCGGACATTCACCCTAACCACAGGAATGACTATTCATGACTACCTTAGGCGTCGTCGATTAAGCGAAGCCGCAAAAATGCTTTGTACCTCGGATAAGTCGATCTTAGAGATTTCTCTTTTATCTGGTTACGAAAGTCAACAAGCCTTCAGCAGAATTTTTACATCACTGTATAAGTATCCCCCAAACACATTCAGGGAAAAGAAGCTCTTTTACCCCCTGCAGCTACGGTTCGATTTTAAAGCGGATTTCGATATGCTTAGCAAAAAAAACGTGAATACTCACTTGGATATTAGGTTTGCACAAGAGGCTGATATTCCGGCATGGATGGACCTGGTACGGCTTGTAATAGATGGATATCCCTTTCTTAATGAAGACGAATACATACAAGTAGTAAAGAAGAATATCGGCAGAAAACAGGCATTGATTGTCAATGATGGGAATATCGTTGTGGGTAACATGCTTCTTTCTTACCAATCGGGAAGTATCGACTTTTTCGGAGTACATCCTCTGTACCGTAGGAGAACAGATCTTACAGAGACTCTTCTCGATAAAGCAATAGATATATTACGAAACGAAAAAAAAGAAATAAGCATTACTACCTATCGAGAAGGGGACAAGGCTGACACAGGGTACAGGAAGACCTTTCAAAAACTCGGTTTTATCGAATCGGAATTCTTGATCGAGTTTGGATATCCTTCTCAAAAATTCATATTTCATAAAAACACTTGA
- a CDS encoding GNAT family N-acetyltransferase: MINIRHANISEKEKTYRWLCLSDTANLHMGMPDYPESPIPDWVQFQNDFEDFYYLESGRQKGSMMIIENDKEEIGCLCYACFHLRPYSAELDIWLKKKRYCGKGFGPQALHLLVQYLAEKQKVKKFIIRPSEKNIRAIAAYEKVGFIRTRNKENTIRKYLKHTYLEKYGAGDYGFINTAVLIMEK, encoded by the coding sequence ATGATAAACATTAGGCATGCAAATATTTCTGAAAAAGAAAAAACATATAGATGGTTATGTTTATCTGATACAGCTAATTTACACATGGGTATGCCGGATTATCCAGAAAGTCCGATACCTGATTGGGTTCAATTTCAAAATGATTTTGAAGATTTTTATTATCTCGAGAGTGGAAGGCAAAAAGGTTCTATGATGATCATCGAAAATGATAAAGAAGAAATTGGATGCTTATGTTATGCCTGCTTTCACTTAAGACCCTATTCTGCAGAACTGGATATTTGGCTGAAGAAAAAGAGGTACTGCGGGAAAGGTTTCGGACCGCAGGCACTACACTTGCTTGTGCAATATTTAGCTGAAAAGCAAAAGGTTAAAAAGTTTATCATTAGACCATCTGAAAAAAACATTAGGGCAATTGCGGCATATGAAAAAGTTGGTTTCATCAGAACCAGGAATAAGGAAAATACAATTCGGAAATATCTAAAGCACACATATTTGGAAAAATATGGTGCAGGTGATTATGGTTTTATAAATACAGCAGTCCTAATAATGGAGAAATAA
- a CDS encoding class I SAM-dependent methyltransferase → MNNGEKSIHEFDFTLICEYFSSLKRQGPGSPEITVKALRFIDNLTSKSKIADIGCGTGGQTMVLAKYAPGHITGIDLFPAFIDIFNRTARNQHFQDRVKGIIGSMDDLPFKNEEFDLIWSEGAIYNIGFEQGINEWYKFLKPGGHIAVSEASWFTRKRPAEIDSFWKDAYPEIDTISNKVGLMEKAGYIPTATFVLPEHCWIDNFYIPQTGMQERFLKKYAGNRAAEELVMNQRHEAELYHTYKKYYGYVFYIGKKI, encoded by the coding sequence ATGAATAACGGTGAAAAATCAATTCACGAATTTGATTTCACGTTGATCTGTGAATACTTTTCAAGTCTAAAACGCCAAGGTCCCGGTAGCCCGGAAATAACCGTTAAAGCTTTACGTTTTATTGATAATCTAACAAGTAAATCGAAAATCGCCGATATTGGCTGCGGAACAGGCGGCCAAACAATGGTATTAGCCAAGTATGCACCAGGCCATATTACCGGCATTGATCTATTTCCTGCCTTTATTGATATTTTCAACAGGACCGCCAGAAATCAACACTTTCAGGACAGGGTAAAAGGGATTATTGGTTCTATGGACGATCTTCCCTTCAAAAATGAGGAATTTGATCTAATATGGTCGGAAGGAGCTATCTATAATATAGGGTTTGAACAAGGTATAAATGAATGGTACAAATTTTTAAAACCTGGTGGTCATATTGCCGTTTCAGAGGCATCATGGTTTACCCGAAAGAGGCCTGCTGAAATCGACAGCTTTTGGAAAGATGCTTACCCAGAAATCGATACCATTTCAAATAAAGTCGGGTTAATGGAAAAAGCAGGCTACATCCCCACTGCTACCTTTGTTTTGCCAGAACATTGCTGGATTGATAATTTCTATATTCCGCAAACGGGTATGCAGGAGAGGTTTCTAAAGAAATATGCCGGTAACAGGGCAGCTGAGGAACTTGTAATGAATCAAAGACATGAGGCAGAACTTTATCATACATATAAAAAGTATTATGGCTATGTGTTCTATATTGGTAAAAAGATTTAG
- a CDS encoding acyltransferase family protein yields the protein MEHKNREYYLDWLRVIVVALLIPHHAAITFSHLGDAYIYSDHQIPSLYYFIQSKFLNLWFMRLLFLVSGFSSFYALKKRNFREYLLERVKRLMVPLCFAIAFICPPTAYLMAIKTYHFEGNIIDFYPEFFEGFVNRYLGWGHLWFLAYLFVFSLILMVLLKILQNKIAYIEKASRFLSEHIFFPMIVIIFLEVLLRPFFPGLQNLYSDWANFAVYLTFFLLGYLFAFRKTSTETILKYTRLFGILSLTLTIVFIYLNHRIIISEYHFAKYEKMLLALLQGSDEYVLVLFFIGMAKRYINKRSPLLLYLSRTSFALYLFHYLILSTVIYGLLKTGLHHYVIFVISVLLTYAIFFILFELVIKRIEILRYVCGIKS from the coding sequence ATGGAACATAAAAATCGTGAATATTATCTGGATTGGTTACGAGTCATTGTAGTTGCTCTTTTAATTCCACATCATGCAGCAATTACCTTCTCTCATCTCGGAGATGCCTATATATATAGCGACCATCAGATACCGTCGCTTTATTATTTTATTCAGTCCAAATTCCTTAATTTATGGTTTATGCGATTACTCTTTCTTGTCTCAGGATTTTCTTCATTCTATGCACTGAAAAAAAGGAATTTCAGAGAATACCTCTTAGAACGGGTAAAGAGACTTATGGTTCCATTATGTTTTGCTATTGCCTTTATTTGCCCCCCGACTGCCTATCTCATGGCAATAAAAACATATCATTTTGAAGGGAATATAATTGACTTTTATCCGGAGTTTTTTGAGGGCTTTGTAAATAGATATCTTGGTTGGGGACATCTGTGGTTTCTGGCCTATCTTTTCGTTTTTTCCTTAATCTTGATGGTACTGCTTAAGATTCTGCAAAACAAAATAGCCTATATAGAAAAAGCAAGCCGTTTTTTATCAGAGCATATTTTCTTTCCTATGATCGTTATTATCTTCCTTGAGGTACTACTCCGTCCTTTCTTTCCCGGACTTCAAAATTTATATTCCGACTGGGCGAATTTTGCGGTTTATTTAACCTTTTTCTTGTTAGGCTATCTCTTTGCTTTTAGAAAAACGAGTACTGAAACAATCCTCAAATATACACGCCTGTTTGGGATTCTCTCTCTTACACTGACCATCGTATTCATCTATCTGAATCACCGGATCATCATCTCAGAATACCATTTTGCAAAATATGAAAAAATGCTTTTAGCCCTTCTACAGGGAAGCGATGAGTATGTATTGGTTCTGTTTTTCATCGGTATGGCAAAGAGATATATAAATAAAAGAAGTCCATTATTATTATACTTATCCCGAACTTCCTTTGCCCTTTACCTGTTCCATTATCTGATTCTCAGCACAGTGATATACGGCTTGCTGAAAACAGGCTTACACCATTACGTCATATTTGTCATTTCAGTCCTTCTTACGTATGCAATTTTCTTTATCCTGTTTGAATTGGTAATAAAAAGAATTGAAATACTGCGGTATGTTTGTGGAATAAAGTCATAA
- a CDS encoding GNAT family N-acetyltransferase, whose translation MEQTLPETDNHVINIESNRLLLRNILPKDKNFIIDLWTNSDVTEYMGGHRDRNKMNSDVQENIDNPFQDEYDLWILVDKATGTSIGHCGLLKKDVEGIDETEIIYVIDIKFWGKGYATEIAHMLINYAFKVKNLNSVIALIKPQNKASEKVASNIGMKLEKEIIRQGNIPMLLYRKENDKT comes from the coding sequence ATGGAACAAACACTTCCTGAAACGGATAACCATGTCATTAACATTGAATCAAATAGATTGCTGTTACGAAATATTTTACCCAAAGATAAGAATTTCATAATTGACCTTTGGACCAATTCAGACGTCACAGAATACATGGGTGGTCATAGAGATAGAAACAAAATGAACAGCGATGTACAGGAAAATATTGATAATCCTTTTCAAGACGAATATGATCTTTGGATTTTGGTAGATAAAGCTACAGGAACTTCAATTGGACATTGCGGATTACTTAAGAAAGATGTAGAGGGAATCGACGAGACTGAAATAATCTATGTCATAGATATCAAATTTTGGGGAAAAGGTTATGCCACAGAAATTGCACATATGCTTATTAATTATGCTTTTAAAGTAAAAAACCTCAATAGCGTTATTGCATTAATAAAACCCCAAAATAAGGCATCGGAAAAAGTAGCTTCCAATATAGGCATGAAATTGGAAAAAGAAATTATCAGACAAGGAAATATACCAATGCTATTGTATAGAAAAGAAAATGATAAAACATAG
- a CDS encoding MATE family efflux transporter, with the protein MQTQEACGKDTYNPLSRNHTVGSLLKFSFPTLCMMVFSGLYTIVDTIFVSRLVNTDALSSINIVTPMINIIVGLGAMFATGGSAIVARKQGEGRDTEARKDFTLIILTVLAIGVIITLIGLLFLEPIIYALGANNVLLPYAKEYLLLLFVFAPANMLQVLFSIFLITAGNPRLGFILTLSAGLTNACFDFIFMGPLHMGIRGAALATSMGYLIQTTGGVIFFLHNKGKALHFVTPHIAIPVITESLSNGLSEMVGHLSSAVTTFLFNKTMMKLIGVDGVAAITIIIYSQFLLSTLYIGFSMGVAPIFSYNYGSQNHVQMKRIFKICVSFILSVSVLVFFIAEAGGPYLAGIFASKGSGVYSITKAGFLIVSFSFLFSGVNIFSSALFTALSNGKLSAIISFLRSLVLLSIGILLLPLFLETEGLWLAIPSAEGITFLVSILFIWKKKETYHYI; encoded by the coding sequence ATGCAGACACAAGAAGCCTGTGGAAAGGATACCTACAATCCCCTATCGCGAAACCATACGGTCGGTTCTCTTCTCAAATTCTCTTTTCCGACTTTATGCATGATGGTTTTCTCCGGGCTCTACACCATAGTTGATACAATATTCGTATCACGCCTTGTGAACACCGATGCCCTTTCTTCCATCAATATCGTAACTCCGATGATTAATATCATCGTCGGTTTAGGGGCCATGTTTGCAACGGGTGGTAGTGCAATTGTGGCTCGCAAACAGGGAGAAGGAAGGGATACTGAAGCAAGGAAAGATTTTACACTGATTATCCTGACAGTTCTGGCTATTGGTGTGATTATCACCCTTATTGGACTATTGTTTCTTGAACCGATTATATATGCTCTCGGGGCCAATAATGTGCTCCTGCCCTATGCCAAAGAATATCTCTTGCTACTATTTGTCTTTGCACCAGCCAACATGCTGCAGGTTCTTTTCTCAATCTTTCTTATTACAGCCGGAAATCCCAGGCTCGGCTTTATCTTAACGCTGTCGGCTGGGCTTACAAATGCATGCTTTGATTTCATTTTCATGGGCCCGCTGCACATGGGAATACGCGGTGCTGCATTAGCGACAAGTATGGGCTACCTCATCCAAACAACAGGCGGAGTGATTTTCTTCCTGCACAATAAAGGAAAGGCGCTTCATTTTGTTACACCACATATCGCTATACCGGTAATCACCGAAAGTCTTTCCAATGGACTATCAGAAATGGTGGGGCATCTCTCTTCGGCCGTAACGACGTTTTTGTTCAACAAAACAATGATGAAGCTTATAGGCGTGGACGGGGTTGCCGCCATAACCATCATTATCTACTCTCAATTTTTACTTTCTACCCTCTATATCGGATTCTCTATGGGAGTTGCTCCTATTTTCAGTTACAATTACGGAAGTCAGAATCATGTACAAATGAAACGGATATTTAAAATCTGTGTTTCTTTTATACTTTCCGTATCCGTGCTTGTTTTCTTTATCGCCGAGGCTGGAGGGCCATATCTGGCTGGAATTTTCGCATCGAAAGGTTCCGGGGTCTATTCGATCACCAAAGCCGGCTTTCTGATTGTCTCTTTTTCCTTTCTCTTCAGTGGCGTGAACATCTTTTCTTCTGCTCTTTTTACAGCCCTCTCCAATGGAAAATTATCTGCGATCATTTCATTCCTAAGAAGTCTGGTCCTCCTTTCCATCGGAATTTTGCTATTGCCCCTCTTCCTCGAAACAGAAGGACTTTGGCTTGCAATTCCCTCCGCGGAAGGTATCACGTTTTTGGTTTCAATACTGTTTATATGGAAAAAGAAAGAGACATACCATTACATATAG
- a CDS encoding CatB-related O-acetyltransferase, translating to MTIPNPAEIYPRQNDFHTVYLKNVITRKNIKVGDYTIYNDFYDDPKGFEKNNVLYQYPINNDQLLIGKFCSIACKAKFLMASGHHTTRSLSTYTFPVFYEQWELDINHITEAWDNKGDIIIGNDVWIGFDAVIMSGVKIGDGAVIGTRSLVTKDVPPYTIVGGVPAKVIRKRFSNDVITKLTTLKWWNWPDEKIKEHIQHIQTGDIDRIVDTL from the coding sequence ATGACTATTCCTAATCCAGCAGAAATTTATCCACGACAAAATGATTTCCATACGGTCTATCTTAAGAACGTAATTACTAGAAAGAATATAAAAGTTGGTGATTATACAATCTATAATGATTTTTATGATGATCCAAAAGGTTTTGAAAAAAACAATGTATTATATCAGTATCCCATAAATAATGATCAACTATTAATCGGGAAATTTTGTTCAATAGCATGTAAAGCAAAATTTCTTATGGCCAGTGGCCATCATACAACAAGATCACTATCTACCTATACCTTCCCAGTATTTTATGAGCAATGGGAGTTGGATATCAATCATATAACAGAAGCCTGGGATAATAAGGGTGATATTATTATCGGGAATGATGTATGGATAGGTTTCGATGCGGTAATTATGTCGGGTGTGAAAATCGGCGATGGTGCAGTTATTGGAACCAGGTCACTAGTTACGAAAGATGTTCCACCTTATACCATAGTCGGAGGAGTGCCTGCAAAAGTGATACGAAAAAGATTCAGTAATGATGTAATTACAAAACTAACAACACTCAAATGGTGGAATTGGCCAGATGAAAAAATCAAAGAACATATTCAGCATATCCAAACAGGAGATATTGATAGAATAGTTGATACTTTATAG